TGATTCGGGAATACCTCGGCGCGCGGTACCTGCGGAGTCAGTGAGCGCGATGCTTGCGCTTCGAAGACTGAACGTCGCCTACGGCCAGACGCAGGTGCTCTGGGACGTGGATCTTCGCGTCGATGAAGGGGAGATCGTCGCGCTCATCGGTTCCAACGGCGCCGGGAAGTCGACTCTGCTGAACGCCATCTCGGGACTGGCCAGCGTGCTCGCCGGATCCGTTGAGTTCGAGGGGCGCTCCCTGGTCGGCATGCGCCCGGAGCAGACGGTTCGGGCGGGCATCGCGCACGTGCCCCAGGGACGCCGGCTGTTCTCCGCCCTCGCAGTCCGCGACAATTTGCTGCTCGGGGCGTACCGGCGGCACGATCGTGAGATCGGCGCCGACGTCGAGTGGGTCCTGTCGCTCTTTCCATCGCTTCGGTCGCGCCTCACGATCGCCGCGGGCTCGCTCTCGGGCGGCGAGCAGCAGATGGCGGCCATCGGGCGCGCCCTCATGTCCCGCCCGAGACTGCTGATGATCGATGAGATGTCCCTCGGGCTTGCACCCGTGGTGCTGGATTCGCTTCTCCCAGCCCTGAAGGAAGTCAACGGGCGCGGTACAGCGATCCTCCTCGTGGAGCAGGACGTTCGGCTCGCGTTGGAGACGGCGAGCCGGGCCTACGTGCTGGAAAATGGCCGCACCGCGCTGGACGGTCCATCTGATCAGCTGATGGGAGACTCACGTGTCCAGGAGGCGTATCTTGGAATCTAGCGGCGAACACGTGGCATCAGCTCGACACGCTCGCGACCCCTGGTGTCAAACCTCTGTGGGGGTGCCTCGCATGCGCCGGGCGCTGGCCGTATCCATCGTCCCACTCGTCGTGGCCGCGTGTGTCGCCGGCCAGCCTACCGACGCGAGCCGCGCCGTGACCCATCCCTCGATCACCACCGGCCCGAAGAAGATCGTAGCGGCCATGATGAGCGATCCGCCGAGCATCAGCAGCGAAGTGGTGGGGGCGGGTTCGGGCACGATCCAGGGCGGGGACGCTCTGGAGGACCTCGTCAACGCGGGGCTTACCGAGGTGGACGACAAGGGCACGCTTCGGCCGCAGTTATCGGAGGTGGTGCCCACGCTGGACAATGGCCTCTGGCGGCTCCTTCCCGATGGGCGCATGGAGACGACGTGGACGCTCCGCGCTGGCGCCGTGTGGCACGACGGCGTGCCATTCTCCGTAGAGGACTTGTTGTTCACCGTTCGAATCGCTCATGACAAGGACGTGCCGGCGCTCCGGAACGATGCTGTCGACCGGATCGAGCGGGTCGAAGGCCTGGACGATCGCACTGTTCGCGTCACGTGGAGCGAACCGTACATCCAGGCCGACCGGCTTTTCACGCGACGGCTCGTGTTTCCACGGCCGGCCCATATCCTGGCCGGGCCGTACGACCAGAACAAGCTCAGTGTGGTGCAGCTCCCCTATTGGACGGACGAGTACGTGGGAACCGGTCCGTTTCGGCTCCAACAATGGGTGGCGGGAGCCCGCCTGATCCTCGCAGCCAACGATCGATACGTCCTCGGGCGGCCGAAGCTCGATGAGATCGAGGTTCGGTTCATTCCCGACAGCAGCACCCTGGCGGCAAACCTCATGGCCGGCGAGGTCGCCGTTACCCTGGGCCGGAACCTGTCGCTGCAGCAGGCGGGCCAGCTTCGAGACCAATGGAAGGACGGGGTCGTGAAGATCGGCATTAAGAACTGGTTCGCGGCCTGGCCGCAGTTCGTGAATCCCGATCCGGTGGCCTTGCTGGACCTGCGGTTCCGCCGCGCGTTGATTTACGCTCTCGATCGACAGCAGATCGTCGAGACGCTCCAGGAGGGCCTCGTACCCGTCGCCGACACGTTCTTGAGTCCGACCGACCCGGCGTTCCCATCCATCGAGTCGCGGATCGTTCGCTACCCGTACGACCGCGACCGAGCGTCGCAGCTGATGGAGGATCTCGGAGCATCGCCCGGACGCGACGGAACGTGGGTCGACGCAACGGGGCAGCCAATCCGGTTGGAGGTTCGCACCGATGGCGGCGGAGGAGATGACGCCCAGGAGACGACGGCGCTCGTGGTGGCGGACCACTGGAAGCGATTCGGAATCGCCGCCGAGCCGCTCGTCATCTCGCAGCTCCAGCGCCGCGACCGCGAGTACAATTCGACGTTTCCCGGTGTCCGCGTCTGGCGGCTTCCCAACGACGCGTGGACCTTGGACCGGTATGAGAGCAAGAGCGCGCCGCTGCCGGAGAACCATTTCAATGGCGGGAATCGTTCGCGGTACATGAATTCGGAGTTCGATGGGCTCGTCGAGCGGTACATGCGCACGATACCCGAGGGGCCTCGCACCGAGGTGCTGGGTCAGATCATCCACCACATGACGGATCAGCTCACGGTTCTCGGGCTCTACTACAATACTGAACCATTGCTTGTGAACAGGTCGTTGACCGGTGTGACGGCGCGGGATGTCGGCGAAACGACTGAGGCGTGGAACGCGCACGAATGGGACGTGAAGTGGTAGGCGCGCCGAAAGCATGAGGGGGACGGAATGCTAAGCAAGGAAGAAAACGATCTATTGACACGCGTTGGACCCGGCACGCCCGGTGGCGACCTTCTTCGTCGCTACTGGCAGCCGGTCGCGCTCGCCGAGGAGTTGCCTCCCGACGGGCCCCCCATCCCGGTGCGGCTTCTCGGCGAGGATCTCGTGTTGTTCCGTGAGCCCTCGCTCGGCCCAGGCGAGCCCGGACGGCCTGGCCTGCTCGGAATTCACTGTGCGCACAGGGGCGCCGATCTGAGTTACGGCCGCCTCGAGGATGGCGGCTTGCGGTGCATCTACCACGGCTGGCTGTACGACGGGCGCGGACGGTGCCTCGAGCAGCCAGGAGAGCCGGCTGGGTCGACGTTTCACGAGCGCGTGCGTCAACCAGCGTATCCGTGCCAGGAGGTCGGCGGGCTGATCCTGGCGTATCTGGGTCCCGGCGAGCCCCCGCTCGTACCGAATTATGAGTTCCTCACGGCTCCGCAGGAGCAGTGCTACCCCACGAAGCTCTTTCAGGAGTGCAGCTACCTGCAAGGAAATGAGGGCAACATCGACCCGTCCCACCACTCGTTTCTTCACCTGCGCTACGGCGAGGGCGAGGACAGCCAATTTACCTGGTACGCTGGGGACCGCTCACCCACCATCGAGACAGAGGAGACGGCGTACGGTGCGAGGATCTACGCCATCCGCCGGATCGACGAGCACCGCAACTACATCAAAATCACGAACTTCATCCTCCCCAATCTCAGCGCCATCAGCGGCGACGCGGACGGATACGGCGTGAACTGGCACGTGCCGATCGACGACACCCACCACTGGAAATACAACCTGACGTTCCGTCGGTCGCGCGCCATCGACAAAGCAGTCCGCGCCCGCGGACGGACGAGCATGACGGCCGATTATCACCCAATTCGCCACAAGGAGAATCGGTATCAGCAAGACCGAGCTGAGATGCGGGGGATTACGTTTGCGGGTCTCGGGCGGGATTTCCAGGCGCAAGACGCGTGTGTGACCGAGGGCGCGGGCCCTATCCAGGATCGGTCGACCGAGCACCTGGGCTACACCGACAAGGGCATCATCGCGGCCCGAAAGGTGTTGCTCCGAGCGCTGCGCGCTTCGCAGGCGGGTCAGGATCCCGCGCACGTGATTCGTGATCCCGCGGACAACAGCTTCTCAGATCTGTTTGCCCGGAAGGACGTGGTCCCGGTGGAGCTCGGGTGGAGTCGGTACTGGGAGCGCGAGGCGGCCGAGGGCCAGCGGGTGCTCGCCCTCACAACGGGCACCGCGTAGCGCGCGCGCTTATTCGATCACGTGAGCCCACTTGGAGCGGACCTTCTCCCGCAGCTCCGGTGACACACTCACCGCTTTGGGAAATTTGTCGATCCATTCGAAGGGGCGCGTCGCGTCGATGATGGCCCGGGACATCAGCGGCTCGCCGTCCGGCGGAACCGTTGGGTCGAGATGGGTTGACTCCATGCGTCGCAGCACCTGGATGTCTGACGCTGGGTCTGAGCGCGTGCACACTGCCCACATCAGCTCGGCCATGTCGCGAATGTTTACGTCCGCGTCCACAACGATGGCATAGCGAGGTCGATGACCGCCGCCGTTGGCGAGGGCGAGACCCGCCTGCCGCGCATGGCCCGGGTACTGCTGCTCGATGGCGATGACGGTAAGGAGCCCGCCCGTCGAGCTGTAAGAGTAGACATCCTTGACCCCGGGCACCATTCGCTTTAGCCGATCGAGGGCGCCTTCGGAGCGAAGGATGCCGAGAAACGCGTTGGCGCTCGGCTGATGGGGCGGCCTGCCAGGCATGTTGCCCAGCATGATGGGATTGTCACGGTAGTAGACAGCCTGAACGGTGACCGTCGGGATGTCCTTGATCCCGCCGCCGTAGTAGCCGGTCCACTCCCCAAAGGGCCCCTCGGGCCGAATGTCATCCGGCCGGATCTCCCCCACGAGCACCAGCTCGGATCGCGCGGGGATGGGGAGATTCGTGTGCGGATCGACGACCAGGTCCATCGGCTCGCCGCGAAGCCCGCTCACGCAATCGTACTCGCACACGCCCTCGGGGAAACCGTGGGACGCCATGATAAAGAGCAGCGGATCGTGGCCGAGGGAGATGGCCACCGGGCACGGCCTGCCCTGCCTGAAATAGGTGTTCTGGTGAAGCCGTCCCTGATGGGATACGTCCATCATCACCGAGACGTGCGTGGGATCCTGGTACATGACCCGGTAGGTTCCGACGTTGACCCAGTCAGAGTTCGGATCTTTGGTCGCCACGGCGACCGCCGTCCCGACGTATGGGCCTCCGTCATCCTCGTGCCAGAATGGGCGGGGAAAGCGGGTCAGGTCGACGTCGCTGCCCTCCTGGACATTTTCGAAAATGGGGCCATCGGACACAATCCGCGAGCGCAGCGGCTTCATCCCGCTCCACTTCGGCGGGCCGAGCTTGGTGTACTCGGCGCGGGTAAGGCCGACTGGGAGACCGACAGCAAGCGCGACGCGGTTCAACGAGTGCAGGGGGTTCATGAGCAGGCGGAAGCCGGGCTCCAAGCCGACGATGTGGTCGCATAAGACCGTAGGGATGAGCTTGCTCTCCCGGCTCAGCGCGCTGATGGCGCCGATCTCGAGCTGCTGGTCCGCACCGTCAGCCCTGCGAAGCTCGCCCAGCGCGTCGGCAGCCTCGATGAAGCCGCGCAGATCGTCGTAGCGCACAACGGTTCCCGTCTCGACCGATTGTTCAGTCCGTGCCATGTCGTGTCCTTTCTCCTGCAGCGACCCTATTCGGGACTGGGTATCTGGTGCGACATCCGAATCTCGCGTCGTTCGCGCGCTGACTCCATGATGGCGAGCACGACCTCGAGCGTCGCCTCACCCCAGCGGCCGCCGTGATACACGGGCTGTCCCATCGCGACGGCTTGATACAGCTCGTCGATCTCGGCCTGGCGAGCGTTGCGCCCGGGCGGCAGGGGGATCTCGCGCTTAGCGTCGTCGGCGTACACAAAGAGGCCCTCGGGTGACTGGCGGACGTCGCCATGGGCGCAGCTCACGATGGTGAGGCCAAAGGTTCGCTGGCCGTGGTCGCGTTCGCCCGACTCACCGTGGGCCTGACGCGCCCACTCACCGGAGCCGCCATAGCGCCGGGACTCCTTCAGGGCGGTCTCGTCCGCCGCCGACCGGATGGCCGCGCGGGCGCGCAGATTGGTGTCGGGATGGCGGCGCTGGCCGCCTTCACCGATCCACGCGGTGAACTCGCACGTGTCAAAGTGGGCATAGCCATTGTAGACGAGGGTCGCCGGCGTGCCGTCCTCGAATTCGACGTACGCCGCCCACGCGCCCTCCGCCCGCCGGGACGCGTCCCAGACGCCGGTCATCGCGCGCACGCTTCGCACCATCCCGCCGCCGATGAGGCGGACGATATCGACCTGGTGGGGCCCCTGGTTGTACACGACGTTGCCGCCCTGAGCGGGATCGAGCTCCTGCGGCATGCGCGGTCGGAACATGAACTCGTTGTAGTTCCAGGTGTTGATCATCCCGAGCTTGCCCAGCTCACCGCCCACGACGATCTCGCGCATCTTTCGGATCGGCACGTCGAAGGCTTTGCTGTGGCCGCAGAGAAGCAGAACGCCGTTCTTCTCCGCTGCGGCGTTCATGCGCTCGCACTCGTCGAGGGTCAACGCCATCGGCTTCTCGACGATCACGTGCTTCCCGTGCTCGGCCGCCGAGATGACGTTCTCGCAGTGGAAACGGTTCGGCGTGCAGACGTAGACGGCATCGACGTCCCCGCTGGCGCACATCGCCTCGACGGACGCGAAGGTCTTGGCACCGTACTCCGCGCGAAATTGCGCCAGCGCGTTCTCCCGGACGTCGGCGCCAGCGGCGAGCTCCACGTTCGTATGCTCGACGACCGCCGGAATGATGGCGTTGCTGGCAACGCCCAGGCCGGCGATGCCGAGCCGCAGCTCCTTCGCCATGCGTCCTCCAACTATTTCCCGTGGGGGTCAGTCCCGCTTCGAGCAGATCGGTCCAAGAAGCGCGATCTGCCGGATCGAGGGAATTCTAACGGGGGGGCGGAGAAATATCGTCTTATCTCGTCCGTCCAGATGGAGACGTGATGATCTGGCAGATTCAGGAAGCCAAGCAGCGATCCAGAAACGTGGTCGAGCGCGCGCTGCACGAAGGCCCGCAAACGGTCACGCGTCGGGGCGAGCCCGTCGTGGTGGTCGTTCCGAGGGACGACTTCCG
This genomic stretch from Chloroflexota bacterium harbors:
- a CDS encoding UbiD family decarboxylase, coding for MARTEQSVETGTVVRYDDLRGFIEAADALGELRRADGADQQLEIGAISALSRESKLIPTVLCDHIVGLEPGFRLLMNPLHSLNRVALAVGLPVGLTRAEYTKLGPPKWSGMKPLRSRIVSDGPIFENVQEGSDVDLTRFPRPFWHEDDGGPYVGTAVAVATKDPNSDWVNVGTYRVMYQDPTHVSVMMDVSHQGRLHQNTYFRQGRPCPVAISLGHDPLLFIMASHGFPEGVCEYDCVSGLRGEPMDLVVDPHTNLPIPARSELVLVGEIRPDDIRPEGPFGEWTGYYGGGIKDIPTVTVQAVYYRDNPIMLGNMPGRPPHQPSANAFLGILRSEGALDRLKRMVPGVKDVYSYSSTGGLLTVIAIEQQYPGHARQAGLALANGGGHRPRYAIVVDADVNIRDMAELMWAVCTRSDPASDIQVLRRMESTHLDPTVPPDGEPLMSRAIIDATRPFEWIDKFPKAVSVSPELREKVRSKWAHVIE
- a CDS encoding ABC transporter ATP-binding protein — its product is MLALRRLNVAYGQTQVLWDVDLRVDEGEIVALIGSNGAGKSTLLNAISGLASVLAGSVEFEGRSLVGMRPEQTVRAGIAHVPQGRRLFSALAVRDNLLLGAYRRHDREIGADVEWVLSLFPSLRSRLTIAAGSLSGGEQQMAAIGRALMSRPRLLMIDEMSLGLAPVVLDSLLPALKEVNGRGTAILLVEQDVRLALETASRAYVLENGRTALDGPSDQLMGDSRVQEAYLGI
- a CDS encoding type II toxin-antitoxin system prevent-host-death family antitoxin is translated as MIWQIQEAKQRSRNVVERALHEGPQTVTRRGEPVVVVVPRDDFRHLRGEVPDFRDCLLSAPDIVALDIKREASRVGRVEL
- a CDS encoding Rieske 2Fe-2S domain-containing protein — encoded protein: MLSKEENDLLTRVGPGTPGGDLLRRYWQPVALAEELPPDGPPIPVRLLGEDLVLFREPSLGPGEPGRPGLLGIHCAHRGADLSYGRLEDGGLRCIYHGWLYDGRGRCLEQPGEPAGSTFHERVRQPAYPCQEVGGLILAYLGPGEPPLVPNYEFLTAPQEQCYPTKLFQECSYLQGNEGNIDPSHHSFLHLRYGEGEDSQFTWYAGDRSPTIETEETAYGARIYAIRRIDEHRNYIKITNFILPNLSAISGDADGYGVNWHVPIDDTHHWKYNLTFRRSRAIDKAVRARGRTSMTADYHPIRHKENRYQQDRAEMRGITFAGLGRDFQAQDACVTEGAGPIQDRSTEHLGYTDKGIIAARKVLLRALRASQAGQDPAHVIRDPADNSFSDLFARKDVVPVELGWSRYWEREAAEGQRVLALTTGTA
- a CDS encoding Gfo/Idh/MocA family oxidoreductase, with product MAKELRLGIAGLGVASNAIIPAVVEHTNVELAAGADVRENALAQFRAEYGAKTFASVEAMCASGDVDAVYVCTPNRFHCENVISAAEHGKHVIVEKPMALTLDECERMNAAAEKNGVLLLCGHSKAFDVPIRKMREIVVGGELGKLGMINTWNYNEFMFRPRMPQELDPAQGGNVVYNQGPHQVDIVRLIGGGMVRSVRAMTGVWDASRRAEGAWAAYVEFEDGTPATLVYNGYAHFDTCEFTAWIGEGGQRRHPDTNLRARAAIRSAADETALKESRRYGGSGEWARQAHGESGERDHGQRTFGLTIVSCAHGDVRQSPEGLFVYADDAKREIPLPPGRNARQAEIDELYQAVAMGQPVYHGGRWGEATLEVVLAIMESARERREIRMSHQIPSPE
- a CDS encoding ABC transporter substrate-binding protein — translated: MRRALAVSIVPLVVAACVAGQPTDASRAVTHPSITTGPKKIVAAMMSDPPSISSEVVGAGSGTIQGGDALEDLVNAGLTEVDDKGTLRPQLSEVVPTLDNGLWRLLPDGRMETTWTLRAGAVWHDGVPFSVEDLLFTVRIAHDKDVPALRNDAVDRIERVEGLDDRTVRVTWSEPYIQADRLFTRRLVFPRPAHILAGPYDQNKLSVVQLPYWTDEYVGTGPFRLQQWVAGARLILAANDRYVLGRPKLDEIEVRFIPDSSTLAANLMAGEVAVTLGRNLSLQQAGQLRDQWKDGVVKIGIKNWFAAWPQFVNPDPVALLDLRFRRALIYALDRQQIVETLQEGLVPVADTFLSPTDPAFPSIESRIVRYPYDRDRASQLMEDLGASPGRDGTWVDATGQPIRLEVRTDGGGGDDAQETTALVVADHWKRFGIAAEPLVISQLQRRDREYNSTFPGVRVWRLPNDAWTLDRYESKSAPLPENHFNGGNRSRYMNSEFDGLVERYMRTIPEGPRTEVLGQIIHHMTDQLTVLGLYYNTEPLLVNRSLTGVTARDVGETTEAWNAHEWDVKW